Proteins encoded in a region of the uncultured Sunxiuqinia sp. genome:
- a CDS encoding TonB-dependent receptor → MRLLMLFIVGCFLSVSANSYSQTTKLDISLQRTTINNVIQYIEENSEFVFLYRNEDLNVSNEVVVDLKNATIDQILDEVLADETVRYDVYERQIIIRKASSQLKYSEQNERKITGNVKDIDGQSIPGASVFVQGTTIGTITDFDGNFTITVPTSTKTLSVSFVGMKQADVSVGGISNVSVVLEPDAIGIEEVVAVGYGSQSRKKISAAITSVSADDIKGMAATGIDQAIQGKAAGVLVTNNTGEPGGGVTIRVRGTTSIGSGNDPLYVIDGIPLENTQTSNRNVGENRVNGMSQINPADIESIEILKDAAATSIYGARAANGVVLITTKRGVEGKGEFSVNVYTGMSEVTSQYDLLGASDYMRMVNEGRSQLAEEEPEYVNVYPESMINNPPVNTNWQDEIFRMGSVNEVNMSMRGGTEATRYMVSAGYYNQKGIIIGSDFSRYNMRANVDQDLGEHISVGTSLYAAFTDQNRTKNDGSPDKADASNNNHIYGGSVLSTALVKAPVTPVYLADGTFTNDPFQKEYGNPVRQALDVDITTNVTRIIASAYAKVDLLPGLNYRVQASGDIRGELENWFDPPNPNAFEGVDWRGQKSQRTFNQKAWTLENYFTYALGVKDHSFTFLAGNTVQETIWENSFVLVSGIVSDKVATLNAGTDIDVADSDKQAYGITSFFGRFNYDYQGKYMLLLNARYDGSSRFGKDNRYGFFPSGSVAWRVSEESFMQDLSFLDDWKVRASYGVTGNQEISNYAARGIMTVGTGTNSGSNYNNQTGGVISSLPTPELQWEETTQFNIGTDLSLLNSRLNFTFDYYVKTTDNLLFQVPLPNTRGVGSKLDNIGKMENKGLEFGINGTIITKESFNWNADFNISTNQNKVLELLEGKDVIVNGAGGRSIAREGESIGFYLYEREKYVNPDDGTIVIVDQDESGGLPNEGDLIMAGSPFPDFFGGLTNNFSYKNIDLSIFMQYSYGNKIYNATRRWLETMTLNDRTIVGANTTQTAFDNRWLQPGDVTEYPVINYDDRNNDYTLPHTGWLEDGSYLRLKSVTLGYTFESGLLSRLNLKSARIYLTANNLLTLTKYSGFDPEVDHFTGVNGGSNSGLLRGYDYGSYPQSRAYRLGVNITF, encoded by the coding sequence ATGCGCTTATTAATGCTATTTATTGTAGGTTGTTTTTTATCGGTTTCAGCAAATAGTTATTCTCAGACTACAAAGCTGGATATTAGCTTGCAAAGAACAACCATAAACAATGTTATTCAGTACATTGAGGAGAACAGCGAATTTGTGTTTTTATACCGGAATGAAGATCTCAATGTATCAAACGAAGTGGTTGTTGATCTTAAAAATGCGACAATTGATCAAATTTTGGATGAAGTCCTGGCTGATGAAACTGTTCGCTATGATGTCTACGAAAGGCAGATTATCATTCGTAAAGCGTCAAGCCAATTGAAATATTCAGAACAGAATGAGAGAAAAATTACCGGAAATGTAAAGGATATCGACGGACAGTCAATTCCGGGAGCGTCCGTATTCGTACAAGGGACTACAATAGGTACCATTACTGATTTTGACGGAAATTTTACGATTACAGTTCCGACATCAACAAAAACACTTTCGGTTTCTTTCGTTGGTATGAAACAGGCTGATGTTTCAGTAGGTGGAATTTCAAATGTGTCTGTGGTGTTAGAGCCTGATGCAATAGGCATTGAGGAAGTTGTTGCCGTTGGTTATGGTTCTCAAAGCCGTAAGAAAATATCGGCTGCAATCACGTCTGTCTCTGCTGATGATATCAAAGGAATGGCTGCAACAGGAATTGACCAAGCCATTCAAGGTAAAGCTGCCGGAGTACTAGTTACCAATAATACTGGTGAGCCTGGTGGTGGTGTAACGATCCGCGTTCGAGGAACAACCTCAATAGGTTCCGGTAACGATCCGTTGTATGTGATTGATGGTATTCCATTGGAGAATACCCAGACAAGTAACCGTAACGTTGGAGAGAACAGGGTAAATGGGATGTCACAAATTAACCCTGCAGATATTGAATCAATTGAAATCCTGAAAGATGCAGCTGCAACTTCTATTTATGGTGCGCGTGCTGCTAATGGGGTTGTGTTGATTACCACTAAGCGAGGAGTTGAAGGGAAAGGTGAATTTAGTGTTAATGTTTATACCGGAATGTCAGAAGTGACAAGTCAATACGATTTATTAGGTGCTTCTGATTATATGAGAATGGTGAATGAAGGTCGCTCTCAACTTGCTGAAGAAGAGCCGGAATATGTGAATGTTTACCCGGAAAGCATGATTAATAATCCTCCGGTTAATACTAATTGGCAGGATGAGATTTTCCGCATGGGATCGGTCAATGAAGTTAACATGTCGATGCGTGGTGGTACTGAAGCAACACGTTATATGGTTAGTGCAGGTTATTATAATCAAAAAGGGATTATTATTGGTTCCGATTTTAGTCGCTACAACATGCGTGCAAATGTTGATCAGGATTTAGGAGAGCATATTTCAGTGGGAACTAGTTTGTATGCAGCTTTTACCGATCAGAACCGTACTAAAAACGACGGTAGCCCGGATAAAGCAGATGCTTCAAATAACAACCATATTTATGGAGGATCAGTATTGTCAACTGCTTTGGTAAAAGCTCCGGTAACCCCAGTCTACCTGGCTGATGGAACTTTTACCAATGATCCATTTCAGAAAGAATATGGCAATCCGGTTAGGCAAGCATTGGACGTTGATATTACCACTAACGTAACTCGTATTATTGCTTCAGCTTATGCTAAAGTAGATTTATTACCCGGATTGAATTATCGTGTTCAGGCTTCGGGTGACATTCGTGGTGAATTGGAAAATTGGTTCGATCCACCAAATCCAAATGCTTTTGAAGGCGTGGATTGGAGAGGTCAAAAATCTCAGCGTACGTTTAATCAAAAAGCATGGACACTAGAAAATTATTTTACTTATGCTTTAGGAGTTAAAGATCATAGTTTTACATTTTTAGCGGGTAATACCGTTCAGGAAACAATTTGGGAGAACAGCTTTGTATTGGTGAGTGGAATTGTTTCTGACAAAGTGGCCACTCTAAACGCAGGAACCGACATTGATGTTGCTGATTCTGATAAACAAGCATATGGTATTACTTCTTTCTTTGGTCGTTTTAATTACGATTATCAAGGAAAATATATGCTGTTACTGAATGCTCGTTACGATGGTTCTTCACGTTTTGGTAAAGACAACCGTTATGGCTTTTTCCCATCAGGATCTGTGGCATGGAGAGTATCCGAAGAATCGTTCATGCAAGACTTGAGTTTTTTGGATGATTGGAAAGTCCGTGCGAGTTATGGTGTAACAGGTAATCAGGAAATATCAAATTATGCTGCTCGTGGTATTATGACTGTTGGTACAGGAACGAATTCAGGTAGTAATTACAATAATCAAACCGGTGGCGTAATTTCAAGTTTGCCAACTCCAGAGCTACAATGGGAAGAAACAACCCAGTTTAATATTGGTACTGATTTGAGTTTATTAAATAGTCGATTGAATTTTACTTTTGATTATTATGTGAAGACTACTGATAACTTGTTGTTTCAGGTTCCACTTCCCAATACCCGTGGTGTTGGTTCTAAGCTTGATAACATTGGTAAAATGGAAAATAAGGGCTTGGAGTTTGGAATAAACGGAACCATCATAACCAAAGAAAGCTTCAACTGGAATGCTGACTTTAATATTTCGACAAACCAAAACAAAGTTCTGGAACTATTGGAAGGTAAGGATGTAATTGTAAATGGCGCTGGAGGTCGAAGTATTGCAAGAGAAGGAGAATCGATTGGTTTCTACTTATATGAAAGAGAAAAATATGTAAATCCTGATGATGGTACGATTGTGATTGTTGATCAGGATGAAAGCGGCGGTCTTCCGAACGAAGGTGATTTGATTATGGCAGGAAGCCCTTTCCCTGATTTCTTTGGAGGTTTAACAAATAACTTCTCATATAAAAATATCGATCTTTCAATTTTTATGCAGTATTCTTATGGAAATAAGATTTATAATGCCACTCGCAGATGGTTGGAAACAATGACCTTGAATGATCGTACAATTGTTGGTGCAAATACTACTCAGACAGCATTTGATAACAGATGGCTGCAACCTGGTGATGTAACAGAATATCCGGTTATTAACTATGACGATAGGAATAATGATTACACGCTTCCTCATACAGGATGGTTAGAAGATGGTTCATATCTGAGGTTAAAATCAGTCACTCTTGGTTATACATTTGAATCAGGATTATTGTCAAGGTTAAACCTTAAATCAGCAAGAATATACCTGACAGCAAACAACTTGTTGACATTGACCAAATATTCTGGTTTCGATCCTGAAGTAGATCACTTTACTGGGGTTAATGGCGGATCAAACAGTGGATTGCTACGTGGTTATGATTATGGTTCTTATCCACAATCAAGAGCTTATCGCCTTGGTGTTAATATAACATTCTAA
- a CDS encoding RagB/SusD family nutrient uptake outer membrane protein: protein MKKIYKYLLILPAVFFFAQCQEVLEQDVYSSIEMNALYDSESAAEVGLTGCYNRFFNESAYSQLICYFQVSTDDVKQPSGWCFQLKDRTQLTANPSSGGGYNTPWAKMYTAAANINLFLEKTAEIPDDKFGGNRKKEMLAEGHFLRGVTYYYLTMMWGDVPLVLELKTGGPEDNEIAKSTQDQVLDQIKADLTIAANDLPAVLENYADASETNLRKGRASKWAAKAYLARIAMYEGEMTTALSLSEEIINSGLYPLATSWRSIFDEPMNSSESIFEQQNDYSPGFFGSGQFGWFMGFDFEIADDVYDLFDTADELMASQGKDIRWEFMYGDHPWSNNIAIRKHVPPRGYADGGIEQLNFVLIRATELYFNKYEILIEQDYEANKQAALGFLNTIRARAYDPDYENPFWDVPKGTTGIDALTLVDVDTKEKMVQAIRDEKRREMIYEDGLRWFDLLRWDKEYAKQITNSTTDNHLFLPIHEDELLRNDALEQNPAYQ, encoded by the coding sequence ATGAAGAAAATATATAAATACTTATTAATACTTCCAGCTGTATTCTTTTTTGCACAATGTCAGGAGGTATTGGAGCAAGACGTGTATTCGAGTATTGAGATGAATGCCTTGTACGATTCGGAGAGTGCTGCAGAGGTAGGCCTGACTGGATGTTATAACCGCTTTTTTAATGAAAGTGCCTATTCACAGTTGATCTGTTATTTTCAGGTTTCTACTGATGATGTAAAACAGCCAAGTGGATGGTGTTTCCAATTGAAAGATCGTACCCAGCTAACGGCTAATCCGTCGTCAGGCGGCGGGTACAATACCCCTTGGGCAAAAATGTACACTGCTGCAGCAAACATTAATTTGTTTCTCGAAAAAACTGCTGAGATTCCAGACGATAAATTTGGCGGAAACAGGAAAAAAGAAATGTTGGCAGAAGGACATTTCCTGCGTGGTGTAACCTATTATTATTTGACCATGATGTGGGGAGATGTTCCATTGGTACTTGAATTGAAGACTGGTGGTCCTGAAGATAATGAGATTGCTAAGTCAACGCAAGACCAGGTTCTTGATCAAATTAAAGCTGATTTGACTATTGCAGCTAATGATTTGCCAGCAGTACTGGAAAATTATGCTGATGCTTCTGAAACTAACTTGAGGAAAGGACGTGCAAGTAAATGGGCTGCAAAAGCTTATTTGGCCAGAATTGCAATGTATGAAGGTGAAATGACCACGGCACTTTCACTGTCAGAAGAAATTATTAATAGTGGCTTGTATCCATTGGCGACTTCATGGAGAAGCATCTTTGATGAGCCAATGAACTCAAGTGAGTCTATTTTTGAGCAACAAAATGACTATTCTCCTGGCTTTTTCGGTTCGGGTCAGTTTGGTTGGTTCATGGGATTTGATTTTGAAATTGCCGATGATGTGTACGATTTATTCGATACTGCAGATGAATTGATGGCTTCACAAGGCAAAGATATTCGTTGGGAATTTATGTACGGAGATCACCCGTGGTCAAATAATATTGCTATCCGTAAACATGTTCCACCAAGAGGCTATGCCGACGGTGGAATTGAGCAGTTGAACTTTGTATTGATTCGTGCAACCGAATTGTATTTTAATAAATACGAGATTTTGATCGAGCAAGACTACGAAGCAAATAAGCAAGCGGCACTTGGTTTCTTGAATACCATTAGAGCACGTGCTTACGATCCTGACTATGAAAATCCATTTTGGGATGTACCGAAAGGCACAACAGGAATTGATGCTCTAACATTGGTTGATGTTGACACGAAAGAAAAAATGGTGCAGGCAATCAGGGATGAAAAGCGCAGAGAAATGATTTATGAAGATGGACTAAGATGGTTTGATTTGCTGCGCTGGGATAAAGAGTATGCAAAACAAATTACTAATTCGACAACAGACAATCACCTGTTTTTACCAATTCATGAAGATGAATTACTTAGAAATGATGCACTTGAGCAAAATCCAGCTTATCAATAA